A genomic segment from Amia ocellicauda isolate fAmiCal2 chromosome 13, fAmiCal2.hap1, whole genome shotgun sequence encodes:
- the LOC136766791 gene encoding protein YIPF5, which translates to MGDFQQFDQDFYQSGFNIDEQGQDNYRYDASSQQFQHVDCGTPTPRIFTPPGGFMHSEQSYTGQVLHPTRPVGSAYTGTDTYEEEPPLLEELGINFDHIWQKTLTVLNPFKPADGSIMNETDLTGPMVFCVALGATLLLAGKAHFGYVYGISAMGCLGMYALLNLMSVTEVSYGCVASVLGYCLLPMVSLSSLAVFFSLQGILGIILALVIIGWCSLSASKIFISTLAMNDQQLLIAYPCALLYGVFALLTVF; encoded by the exons ATGGGTGACTTCCAACAGTTTGATCAAGACTTTTACCAATCAGGTTTTAACATTGACGAACAGGGACAAGATAACTACCGCTATGATGCCTCAAGCCAACAATTTCAACACGT CGATTGCGGTACTCCCACACCAAGAATATTTACTCCTCCTGGGGGGTTTATGCACTCTGAACAATCTTATACTGGCCAAGTATTACACCCCACAAGGCCAGTGGGTTCAGCGTACACGGGAACTGACACTTATGAAGAAGAACCTCCATTACTAGAAG AACTAGGTATAAACTTTGACCACATCTGGCAGAAGACATTAACAGTTTTGAACCCATTCAAGCCAGCAGATGGCAGCATCATGAATGAGACCGATCTCACTGGACCAATGGTTTTTTGCGTAGCACTTGGAGCGACTTTGTTACTG GCGGGTAAAGCTCACTTTGGGTACGTGTATGGCATCAGTGCCATGGGATGCCTGGGGATGTACGCACTGTTGAACTTGATGAGTGTGACTGAAGTCTCCTATGGCTGTGTGGCCAGTGTCCTGGGTTACTGCCTTCTTCCGATGGTCAGCCTGTCCAGTTTGGCTGTGTTCTTCTCATTGCA aggAATTCTTGGGATTATTTTGGCTCTTGTGATCATTGGTTGGTGCAGTTTGTCGGCTTCAAAAATATTCATCTCCACCCTGGCAATGAATGACCAACAGTTACTGATCGCTTATCCCTGTGCTTTACTCTATGGAGTCTTCGCTCTTCTGACTGTCTTCTga
- the gnpda2 gene encoding glucosamine-6-phosphate isomerase 2 gives MRLVILEDYDLASEWAAKYIRNCIIQFRPGPQKYFTLGLPTGSTPLGCYKKLIEYHKSGDISFKYVKTFNMDEYVGLPRDHPESYHSYMWNNFFKHIDIDPANAHILNGNAVNLQAECEAFEKSIAEAGGIELFVGGIGPDGHIAFNEPGSSLVSRTRVKTLAKDTIVANARFFGNDLSKVPTMALTVGVGTVMDAKEVLILITGAHKAFALYKAIEEGVNHMWTVSAFQQHPRTIFVCDEDATLELRVKTVKYFKGLMHVHNRLVDPVHSMKNYKN, from the exons ATGAGACTAGTAATCCTGGAGGACTATGATTTGGCCAGTGAATGGGCTGCCAAATACATTCGCAACTGCATTATCCAGTTTAGACCTGGTCCACAGAAATACTTCACATTGGGATTGCCCACAG gAAGTACGCCATTGGGCTGCTACAAAAAGTTAATTGAATACCACAAGAGTGGGGATATCTCTTTTAAATATGTGAAAACCTTCAATATGGACGAATATGTTG GACTTCCGAGAGACCACCCGGAAAGTTACCACTCTTACATGTGGAACAATTTCTTCAAACACATCGATATCGATCCTGCCAACGCTCACATACTCAATGGCAATGCGGTCAACTTGCAAGCTGAATGTGAGGCGTTTGAAAAAAGCATTGCTGAAGCAGGTGGAATTGAGCTGTTTGTTGGAG GCATCGGTCCTGATGGACACATTGCTTTCAATGAGCCGGGGTCCAGTCTGGTCTCGAGGACCAGGGTGAAGACTTTAGCTAAGGACACGATCGTAGCCAATGCGAGGTTCTTCGGGAATGACCTGTCTAAAGTCCCTACCATGGCTTTAACAGTTGGAGTTGGGACGGTGATGGACGCTAAAGAG GTCTTGATTTTAATCACAGGGGCCCACAAGGCTTTTGCTTTATACAAGGCGATTGAAGAAGGCGTCAATCACATGTGGACCGTGTCAGCCTTCCAGCAGCACCCCCGGACTATCTTTGTCTGTGATGAAGATGCCACTCTAGAGCTGAGAGTGAAAACGGTGAAGTACTTTAAAG GGTTAATGCATGTACACAATAGACTTGTGGATCCCGTGCACAGTATGAAGAACTACAAAAACTGA
- the guf1 gene encoding translation factor Guf1, mitochondrial translates to MQLCVVNSAVRRLLDVRILKVIRRKQGYSACTVVRHRWMRHVPSVSLYCCKRISSQSQKDAIDMSKFPVENIRNFSIIAHIDHGKSTLADRLLELTGAIAKSGGNKQVLDKLQVERERGITVKAQTASLFYSHEGQTYLLNLIDTPGHVDFSYEVSRSISACQGVLLVVDANQGIQAQTVANFFLAFEAQLTIIPVINKIDLKNADPERVERQIEKVFDIPKEDCIKISAKLGTNVDQVLKEVVKRIPPPTFSVKDPFRALVFDSNFDHYRGVIANIALFGGQVRKGDRIVSAHLGKAYEVNELGLLRPEEHPTEKLYAGQVGYVIAGMKEVKEAQIGDTLFLHKHPVEPLPGFKPAKPMVFAGMYPVDQSDYSSLRSAVEKLTLNDSSVTVHRDSSPALGAGWRLGFLGLLHMEVFNQRLEQEYNASVIVTAPTVPYKAVLSSAKLIKEYGAEEITIVNPAQFPDKSQVSEYLEPMVCGTIITPDDYVGKIMTLCLNRRAVQKNTIYIDEHRVMLKYLFPLNEIVIDFYDNLKSLSSGYASFDYEDAGYQSAALIKLDFLLNGKPVEELTTIAHKDKAYAVGKAMCERLQDSIPRQLFEIAIQAAIGSKVIARETIKAYRKNVLAKCYGGDITRKMKLLKKQAEGKKKMRRIGNIEVPKDAFINVLKRNDR, encoded by the exons ATGCAGCTCTGCGTAGTGAACTCTGCTGTCAGACGCCTTCTGGATGTCAGGATATTAAAAGTAATACGAAGAAAACAAGGCTACAGCGCCTGCACTGTGGTGCGACACCGCTGGATGAGACATGTGCCCTCTGTCAGCCTGTACTGCTGCAAGCGGATCAGTTCCCAAAGCCAAAAG gATGCTATTGACATGTCTAAATTTCCTGTGGAAAACATAAGAAATTTCAGTATTATTGCCCATATTGATCATGGGAAAAGTACCCTCGCAGATAGACTTCTGGAATTAACAG GAGCAATTGCTAAATCAGGAGGCAATAAGCAAGTGCTGGACAAGCTGCAGgtggagcgagagagagggatcACAGTGAAAGCACAGACCGCCTCCCTGTTCTACTCTCATGAAGGACAAACCTATCTGCTCAATCTTATAGATACACCT gGCCACGTTGATTTTAGCTATGAGGTTTCCAGGTCAATTTCGGCTTGTCAAGGTGTTCTCCTAGTAGTGGATGCGAATCAG GGGATTCAGGCACAGACGGTGGCTAACTTTTTTCTGGCCTTTGAAGCCCAGCTGACCATCATTCCAGTGATAAACAAG ATTGATTTGAAAAATGCAGACCCCGAGAGAGTCGAGAGGCAGattgaaaaagtatttgatattcCGAAAGAAGACTGTATAAAG ATATCTGCCAAACTGGGGACAAATGTTGATCAAGTTCTCAAGGAGGTGGTGAAGAGAATCCCACC gccAACATTTAGTGTGAAGGACCCATTTAGGGCTCTGGTGTTTGACTCCAATTTTGACCACTATAGAGGCGTCATCGCCAATATCGCCCTGTTCGGAGGGCAGGTGCGTAAAGGAGACCGCATTGTTTCAGCACACTTGGGGAAAGCATATGAAGTCAACGAGCTTGGACTCCTCCGGCCTGAAGAACACCCGACAGAGAAGCT GTATGCGGGGCAGGTGGGCTATGTAATCGCCGGCATGAAGGAAGTGAAGGAGGCTCAGATCGGAGACACTCTGTTCTTGCACAAACATCCCGTTGAACCCCTACCAGGATTTAAACCGGCCAAGCCAATGGTTTTTGCTG GGATGTACCCGGTGGACCAGTCGGACTACAGCAGCCTGCGCAGTGCCGTGGAGAAGCTGACCCTGAACGACTCCAGTGTGACGGTGCACCGGGACAGCAGCCCCGCCCTGGGCGCCGGCTGGAG GCTGGGATTCCTGGGTCTTCTCCACATGGAAGTGTTTAACCAGCGGTTGGAGCAGGAGTACAATGCCAGTGTCATCGTAACGGCCCCAACGGTTCCGTACAAGGCGGTGCTGTCATCGGCTAAACTCATAAAG GAATATGGTGCAGAAGAGATTACCATTGTCAACCCAGCTCAGTTTCCTGACAAGTCCCAAGTTTCTGAGTATTTGGAGCCCATGGTTTGTGGGACTATAATTACCCCTGATGACTACGTCGGCAAGATTATGACTTTGTGTCTG AATCGTAGAGCTGTgcagaaaaacacaatttacatTGACGAGCACCGAGTTATGCTGAAATATCTCTTTCCTCTCAATGAAATCGTGATTGACTTCTATGACAACCTAAAGTCCCTCTCTTCTGGATATGCCAG CTTTGACTATGAAGATGCCGGGTACCAATCAGCAGCCTTAATAAAGCTGGACTTCTTGTTAAATGGGAAGCCTGTGGAGGAACTTACCACTATTGCTCACAA AGACAAAGCATACGCGGTGGGCAAAGCCATGTGTGAACGACTCCAAGACTCGATACCCAGGCAGCTTTTTGAAATCGCTATCCAGGCAGCGATTGGCAGCAAAGTGATTGCCAGGGAGAC GATAAAAGCCTACCGGAAGAATGTGCTGGCaaaatgt TATGGAGGTGATATAACCCGTAAAATGAAACTCTTGAAAAAGCAAGCAGAAGGCAAAAAGAAGATGAGAAGAATCGGGAACATTGAAGTACCAAAGGATGCATTCATTAATGTTTTAAAGCGAAATGACAGATAG